In the Campylobacter sputorum subsp. sputorum genome, TTATCACCACTGTTTTTGCAATTTTATCATGCCAAGTTTGTCTTAGTTCATTTCCCAAGGCCCAAACAAACCCTAAGTATAAAAAACTCTCACTGACTATTCTAAAAATCGCTCTTAAAATAGCTGCGCTTAATTTTGGCTTTGAAAGCATAACAACATCAATGCATACTATTTTACAAATTATTTTACCTATAGTTGCACCATAATACCATATGAAAAATGACTGATAAACCACTTTTAAAAGCACAAGCTGAAGACTCATGGATGAAACCATCTCCAATGTTTGTTCAAAATCATTACTTACAGTAAAAGAATCCCAATAAATTATTACAAAAAGCAAACTAAGTAAAACTTCATCAATGGCATAAGATAAAAATCTTTTGTTCATCGGTGCTATATCAATGCCCTCTGTATTTAGTTTTTTTAATACATCATCACTCATTTTAATGCCTGATATGCGATATCTTTTCTAAATTTTGCACCTTTAAATTTGACATTTTGGCAAAGCATATAAGCTTTTTCCTGTGCTTCTTTTATGTTATCTCCACTGCCAACACAAACCAAAACCCTACCACCATTTGCATATAGTTTTTTATCTTCCAAACTAACTCCAGCATAACAAATATGTGTGTCATTTGGTATATTTTCTACACTAATTTCTTGTTTTGGCGAAGAAGCAAAAGGATAATTTTCACTAGCCATTACAACGCCAACGCTAAATTTATTATAAAGCTCTATATTAGTTAATTTACCCAAACTTGCATCTTTTAAAATACCAGCCAAATCGCCTTTTATTAGCGGCATCAAAACTTCACATTCTGGATCACCAAAACGAACATTGTATTCAAGCACATATGGTTCATTATTAACAATCATAAGACCTACAAACAAAACACCGCAAAATGGTGCATTTTCTTGTATCATACCATCAAGCGTAACTCTTACTATCTCGTTTTCAACTCTTTTTAAAAGATTATCATTGGCTAGTGGGCTTGGTGCATAAGCACCCATTCCGCCGGTATTTGGACCCATATCTCCATCATTAAGTTTTTTATGATCTTGTGCAAAAGGCAAACTTACAAAGTTTTTACCATCACAAATAGCAAAAAAACTAAGCTCATATCCGTCTAAAAACTCTTCTATAACTACATTTTTTCCAGCTTCTCCAAAGCTTTTTCCACTAAGCATATCAAGAGCTTCTTTTTTTGCCTCATCGTGAGAATTTGCTATGATAACGCCTTTTCCAGCACAAAGTCCATCAGCTTTTACAACAACTTTATCACCCAAAGTATCTATAAACTTACAAATTTCATCTTTATCGTTTGAGCTTAAAAATCTAGCTGTTTTAATGTTATATTTCTTAAGGAAATTTTTCATATAAACTTTGCTACCTTCAAGTTTTGCAGCATTTTTACTTGGACCAAATATAACTAAATTTCTTTTTTTAAATACATCCACAATACCATTTGTAAGGGGATCTTCTGGACCAACGATTGTTAAATCTATCTTGTTTTGCTCACAAAAATCAGCCAACTTTTCAAAATCTTTTATATCTAAATTTGTTCCTAGGTTATTTGTAGCACCATTTCCAGGTGCGAAGAAGAGTGAGTTATCTTTGTTTTCAAGAAGTTTTATAGCAATGGCGTATTCTCTGCCACCACTTCCAATTATCAAAATTTTCAAATATTGTCTCCAAAATAAAATACCCAAACGAGCGTTGTTATAAATGGTCGGCCCTAAAAAGCCAAACTTGCAACTAGACTAGTTCTACAGGTTGCAATCTCTTACTTTCAAAAAAGCTCAAACAAAACCACATCACACGAACTAAGTACATCATCGCCATACTTATGTGTTGGACCCTCAAAAATACTGACGCTTCGTTCAGGCGATTAAATTATAACAAAACAATACTTAAATTTACAGCCAATGTGTATATAAATTTAGAATTTACGCTAAATTTTTTGCAATTTCTATACAATTTTCTATGCTTTGCGTTTTACTAACAATGATATTTGGGAAATTTTTCAGACTTATTGCTGTTTTTTTGCCTATTGCTATGATTTTATAACTAAGATCTAGTTCAAAATTTCTTAAAAACCCATCAACATTAGACGGGGATGTAAAAATAATAATGCTGTTTTTAGGCGGTTTTAACTCGTTTGGTAAATTTAAAAAAACATTTTCGTAGGCTATTATTTCTATTAAATTTACACCGCCATTTTTCAAAATTCCAAAAACATCAGATACAACTTCTTTTGCTTTTAAAAAAAGAGTTTTTTTACTTTTTAAAAGCCGTGCGATTTCATTTGCAAACTCATTTCCGTGAGCATTTTTGGCTGTATAAATTTTAGTAAATCCAAAATTTAACGCCTCTTTTGTGGTACCTTCGCCTATACTAAAAACTTCTAAATTTGCTAAATTTATTAAGTTAAATTTAAGGGCTTTAACTGAGTTTTTAGAAGTTAAAACTAGCGCGTCAAATTTACTTAAATCTACACTAAATTTATGAAATTTTATCTCACAAACTTGCAAATGTTTAACACTATTATCATTAAATTTTGTATGAGAAACTAGATATATCATTTTACTACTTCATTTATAAATTTCATCAATTAAAAACCAAGTTTTATAATAAAATCAAAATTCTTTTATACCGTTTGGTATGATTACATTTTTTATCAAATTATCTTCTTCTTTTATTCTTATGTATATAATTATAAGATAAATTGGAGCTAAAATAATAAACGATACACTAGCATGACAAAGCATTGAAAGTCCTACAAGTTCTGGAAAAATATTTAGATAATAGTTTGGATGCTTTATTGTTCTAAAAAGAAAATGTGGATTATATTTGTGATTTTTAGCTATCATCAGCTTAACTGTCCAAATATCTTTTAATAAATAATTTACTATATAATACAACATAAAAAATGCAAATAGTAGTAATCCCAAACCAATACAACTAACTATATCTAATTTTACCTCTCTTACAATAGCTTCAAATAAACAAAAAAGATAAAACATAACATGAACTATGGTTATGGCTTTTGTATTATTTACACCATACTCTTTTCCACCATTTTCCAAAATATTTTTCTCATTTTTCTTAGAAATTTTTAAAAAATATAGCCTTAAAATAAAAACACAAAAAACCAAAATAAAAATTAAATAATCCAAAAAACCACCTTATAATAAAATAAAAGCACTATTTTATCAAGTTTATTAAATATCGTCAATTAAATATATATCCAACTTAACATAATTCTTTATTAAATTTTTTAAAACATTGTGATATGAAATGATTATTTTTTAAGTCGTAAATAATATTTTAAAAATTTATACGGGTTTTATTGTTTTTTCAAAAATCTTCTTAAGTGACTTGCAGTAAAAGAATCTTGACATTTAATAAAATCAATTGGATATCCTTGGAATAATAAATTTCCTCCCATTTTTCCTCCTTTTAGACCAAGATCGATAATCCAATCTGCTTGAGCAATAACAGATAAATTATGCTCTATAATTATTACTGTATTTCCTTTTCTTGCTAATTCACGAATAAGTATCAATAAATTACTAATGTCGGCTTCATGTAACTCTGTTGTAGGTTCATCTAAAATAATAATTCTTGATGTATGATTTAATAGCATTTGTGATATCTTTAATCTTTGAAGTTCACCACCAGAATATGAGTCAAGCGTTTGTCCAAGTTTTATATAGGATAAATTAGCTTTAATAACGCTTTGTAATGCGTGTTTTATCAAGTCGTTATCAAAAAATACCTCTTTGGCTTCTTGGGCAGTTAGATCAAATATTTCGCTTATATTTTTACCTCTATATAGGTATGACAGTGCTTTGTCATTAAATCTCTTTCCTTGGCATTTTTCGCAAATTTCTTCAAAATCTCCAAGATAAGCTAAATCAAGCTTCGCAACACCTTTTCCTTTACATAAAGGACAAGCTCCTTTTCCCATCATAGAAAAGAGTGATATATCAACATGATTTTCTTTACTAAAAACTTTTTTAATTTCATCATAAATTTTTAAATAAGTAGCAATATTAGAGCGACTAGAAGCTTGTGGCATACTTTGATCTAAAATTGTTGATTTTGGATAGCTATTTACAAAAACTTCTCTTATTAATGTGCTTTTTCCAGATCCCGCAACTCCTGTTACTGCTGTAATGGCATTTTGTGGAATTTTTACAGAGATATTTTTTAAATTATGCTTTGATACATTGACAAGTTCATAATATTTTAAGAACTGCTTCTTTTCTTGTATTATAGAATGTTTTTTAAAATGCTTTAGCTGTAACTGTATTTGACCTTAACAAATCTTTAAATTAGCCTTGAAAAGTCACTTTACCGCCGTGAGTCCCAGCTCCTTCGCCAAAGTTAATTACTTCATCGCATACCCTAATCATGTCTAAATCATGATCAATAAACAAAACCGTATTGCCCTTATTTTTTATTTCTTTAAAAATATTAGTAATATCTTTAATATCTTGGGGGTAAAGACCTACGCTTGGTTCATCAAATATATAAAGCACATCCGATAAAGCACTGTTTAAATACTTAACCATTTTAATTCTTTGAGCTTCACCACCTGATAAAGTGCTTGTTGGTTGATTTAATTTTAGGTAGTCTAGCCCCACAAGAGATAAACCCCTCAATTTTGTTTTTAATTCATTAATGACAATGGATACACTTTCGTCATCAATGCTATCTAAAAAATGATATAAATCATTTTTGTATTTTGCATTTTCCACATTGACAAAGGCATTCGTAATTCTTGGAATTACTCCAAGATATTTTGCCGTTTTATGCCAGTTTTTCGTAGGATTTTCAGGTTTGATTTCAGGTGAATATAAAAGTAAATCTAGTTCATTTTTCGTATAGTCTCTTATTATCTTATCATTATCAAAAAATCCAGATTCTGTATATCCTGTTAATCTCCAACCACCATTTTGAAATGTTGGAAACTCTATTGCACTATCATTTAATGACTTATTAAAGTCAATTAATTTTTTGACATCTATAGACTTTAAAACTCCTAATCCTTGACAATTCTTGCACATCCCCTGAGGATTATTAAATGAATACTTCATAGAGTAACCGATAAAAGGCTTAACAATCCTTGAATACAAAAGTCTTAAATCTGAATATATGTCTGTAACTGTCCCTACTGTTGATCTTGAATTACCTTGTAATCTTTTTTGATTAATAACCAAAGAAACAGGAAGATTAGAAATTAAATCAACTATAGGGTTTTTATATTTAGGCAATAAATTTTGAATATAAGTGGAATAAGTTTCGTTTAATAATCTCTGTGATTCACTTGCAATCGTATCAAATACAAAAGAAGATTTTCCAGATCCAGAAATACCTGTAACTGCAATTATTTTATATTTTGGGACTTTTACCGAAATATGCTTGAGATTATTTGTGGCTGCATTTTTTATAACTATAAAATTATTCATCTGTTTTTATCCTAGCCATACGCAATTTGCCTGATAGTTTATTTGATAAATAGGCAAACGCTTCTTGCTCTTCTTTAGAAAAAATTTTTAATGCTGTTTGATGAAGTGTGGTATGCTTAGCCGAAATATCATCTAGTAAAACTTTACCTTCTTTAGTAATAGAAGTATATAATTCTCTTCCATCAAATTTATTTGGAAATTGTTGTATATATCCTTTAGCTTTCAACCCTTTTAATGCTTTTGAAATTTTAGTTCGCGATATTCCAAGTAAAATACTTAAATTTGATGGTAAAATCTCCCCTTTATTTTTTTAATTGATATAAAATATCATATTGCAACCAAGTAATTTGTTTAGGATTTACTAAATTTTTTTCCGCAACCATTTCACATTGCAAATCTACAAGAGATGTTTTTAAATCCATTATTTTCCTTTAAAATATAATTTCTATATAGAAATTATATCAAAATAAAAATCATTTTAGAATCTTTGCAAGTTTAAAATAATCTTATTTAATGTTATAATTTATTATTAAAAATTTTTGCTATATACATTTATTAGATATTGCAAAGTAGTATTTATTAATATACATCAAACTAAAAAAGAGTAAATTTTATGAATTTTTAACTAATTCTCTAATCTTTTGCTTCTTAGCTTTAATTCTAAAAAATACAATTATTTAAAAGTATCAATCAAAATTTACTCAATAATCAATCAAATCATTATTTTTTTAGTTTTTATAGCAAACACAACACTCACAAAAAAATCGTTTATAAGGCTTTAGAGGCTGTTTTTACTACCCCCTCCCACACTCGATATGTCCATTGATATCGTTTCGTATAAATAGCATAAAATCAATGTTTTTATTATAAAATTTAGCCTTATTATATAATTTATTTCTGTTTATCCGATTTTTTGCAAGCATATTGCAAGCACGGAACATTAAACTAAATAAATTAATCTGCCAATTCTTTTTCCACTTTTTCAACCATTGCATTATAATGTCTTTCATCTAGCTCTTTTACCATTTTTAAAATATCATTTATTACTGTTTGACTACTAGCATCTAAAACTTCAGTATCTAATCCTTCAAGAACATTAATCTTTTTTTCATGAGAATATATGTTTATAAATTTATATATTCTTTCTCTAATTATATCATTATCTTGTCCTGGCAAAGCAGCATTTAGTAGTGACATTAAATCTGCTCGTTGCTTTGGAAATTTAAAACTCAAAAATGATTCAACAAGTTTTCTTGCAACATTCCCACAAAAAATCATTTCTTGTTTCGATAAAGTTTTATCTTTCAAAGAATATACCGTATTGAAAATATAGTCATATTCAGTCGCTTGTTTTAGACCTTCACCACCATCATTTAAAAAAGCAAATCTCACTCCATTTTCAAATTTATTTTCAATTCTATATATACTGTAATTAGGACATTTTTTATCATCAACTTTAATATGTTTTCTATCAAACCATCTAAATACTAGTGAAAAGAAATTATAATTATGTGTCAATACAAATAATTGTTTTGCTTTATCACATTCAGACTTCATGTATGCATATGCAGAAAAAAGTTTATTTGAATCAAAACTAGAGATTGGATCATCAATTACAAGAATAGTATCTTCTATTTTTTGCCCATTTTCCTTAATTTTTGTTATGAAATAAATAAATGCTATCGCCGTTTTTTCTCCTTCACTTAAGTTCTTTGCTTCCTCTCTACCATTTCTATAGATTTTATATCCTTTTTCATCTTTATCAAATTCTATAGTTATCTCTCCATAGCCCAGAAATTTTTCAAGCTTTTTATTAAATTCCTCAGCTCCTAAAGTTTCATTGGATAGCTTATTTTCTAGTGCTGCATATTTTGTTTTCTTTTTATCGCACGATTCTTTTATTTTTTCCAAACTATCCTTAAACTGTTGTAGTTTCACTTTTTTGTCATTATACTGCAACTGTTCAATTTGTTCTTGAATATAATGTCGTTCAATACGCTTTTTAGCGTCTCTTATAACGGCATCGAAATTAGCTACTTTCTCATTATGTATGTCAATATATGCCTTTATTTTATTTATTACCAAATTCAATTCATTAAAAGAATTAATTAATTTATCTACTTCAAATGTATTCCCAAGTTTTTCAAAAGGCTTTTTCTGTTTTTCTTTTAAGACTTCAATATAAACTTCTATCTCTTTGTTGGCTAATTGTGAAATCTTCCTAAACTGAGAATTTTGCTCTTTCACTTGCTCTAATAATTCATCATAAAAATCATTTTCATCTATTAAAAATATATCTGCATTAATTTTTAAGGACTCCCAACTATATATAGATAAGGCAATCTCTGAGTTTAACTTGCTTAATGCATTGCTAAAATGAGCATCTAGCTTTTCTATTCTTTCATTACTAATACTAGAACCACAAAACGCACATATTTTTCTATGTTCGGTTTTATGTAAATTTAAACCATTTTCGACCCAAGCTGATAACTGAGAATTATTTTTTAATTCTTCTATTACTCTTGAAGTTACAGTTCTATCAATTAATTCACTAGTTTTTTGAATTTCCTTTCGAATATTATCTATATTTAAAATCTCTATCTTCTTTGTAATAGCATCTTTTTTTATTGGTCTTGCTTTTTTGATTACACTATCTAACTCATCATTTCTAATTAAATCATTCTTAGATATAGGGTTATTTTGATCTTCAATTAGTGATAAAACTTTTCTTTTATCATAATTCATATAATAACTATCTGTCGTATCTAATAATTGAAAATTATTTTTTACATTTTTACCAATATTAGTTAAGATTTTCTGTAATTCTTTTTCTTTATCTTGTAATTCTTTTTCTTTATTTTCAATTTCCTTTAATATCCCTACAGCACTTCCATCTCCATATAATTCATTTTTTAATAAATTATATGACTCCATTTCCTTAATATTTTTTTCGTCTAACAACAATATACTTTTTAAAATTCCATTCCAATCAATATTTTCATTTATAAAGTCATCGTTAAATACTTTTATAGATTCAGTTGATATAGGAAACTGATTTTCAGCGTATACTGTACCATCTATACAAATCGAAATTTTAAAGCCATTATATATTTCAGCAATATTCTTTCCATTTAACGAATTAAACAATCTCGATAATGTGCTTTTACCTGAACCATTCCATCCGTATATTAGATTATATCGTTTAAATTCATTAATTTTAGAAGAATTGAAATTTTTATATATTCCCAAATTTTCTATTTTTTCAATCTTTGTAATCATAATATCTCCTTCTCCATTATATCCACTATGCTTTATACTCCCCAGTAGCCTCTTTTATCATCCCATCATGCCAATCTACAGTCTCTAATGGCATTTCATGGTATTTATCAAATACTTCATACAGATACTTGTACTTAACTTTATTTTCAATTATCTTCTTAAGAGAATCTGTATCTATTGAAATAATCTTCATACCTGTGATAGTTTCTTCATCTTTGGTATATGGTATTATCTTTCTATACCTAAAATCTGAAATCACATTTTTATCTAAATGTGTACTAACAAATAAGCTATAATCAAACGGATTATTATATCTTATCCTATAATCACCTAAATGTCTTGAAACAGGTTCCATTTCCATTCTTCTTTGATTATTTCCATCTGCAAGGGTTGCTTCAAGCAATAATGAATGTTTTGGATAAGAGGTACACGCTTCATATTCATATATAATGTCTGCATAACCTCCGGCCGCATGTGTCTTAGCCAATAAATTAGCTTCTAACGATAACTTCATGAAGTCCAAAATATTACCCTGTCTTTCACTTACTTTATACCATATTATTCCCAAAATATATTCAAAGATAGTTGGTATTGTAGCCTCATCTGTAACAAGTTCTTCAATCCTTTTATCATCTCGTGTTTCAAAACAATTTAGTAACTCTATAAGCACAGAATCATTAAATTTCTTATCGATCAAAGTATTAAACCTTGTTTTGTATGGATTTGTTTTACTCCTTGCCAATCAACATACCTCAAATAAATTTTCCAGGTACCTCTTTCTTTATCCTTGCTTGCTGACACAGTACCACCTCCTACACTTCTTTCGATTGTCCATAATAGTTTTCTTTATAAAATTTTCGATTAACCTTGCCTGCAATCACTATCAGATTTGGATTGCCTTTTAACATTCTCTCATTTAATTCTTTTATCATTTTGTATGCCTTAGGTTTTGAAACTCCCCCAATCTTTGCTGACTTCTTCAGCATAAACATACATTTTTCTCATATTTTTCCTCCTTTCTCGTTTATTTTAATTTGCGATATATATTAGTATACTGATTTATACAATATAAGTCAATAGTTATTTATAATTTTTATCAGAATTTCTCTTTATTTTTAGTATACAATTTGATATAATAAGATATAATAAATATAAGAGATTATAATATGAATAATAAAACTGTATCAGAACGATTGAAATATCTTCGTTCTATAAATAAAAAAACACAAAAGGAGTTTGCAGAATTTTTAGGAATACCTCAACCGTCAATGTCTGCTTATGAAAATGGTAAAAATAATCCTACAATAGATGTGCTGATAGATATTGCCGATAAATGCAAAGTATCTTTAGATTGGCTTGCTGGAAGAAGTGTCTATGCTTTCGGTCTTTCAAGCATGAGAGATTTTGTATTATTTATGTATGAACTGGCAATGAAAAAAGAAATCGGATTTGAAATAATTGTTGAAGATAAATTCTCCAATAATGACATTGAAACCGATGAAAATAAATGGAATGTTAAGCTTGTGTTCTATGGTAATGATAAAGAACACGCTTTTAATGCTGACGTATGTAATATTCTAAAAGAATTGTCTGATAATCTGTTTGACTTGGAGTCTTACTCTATTACAAAAGAACAATTTGATTCTATGAAAAATAAGTCTGTAGAATATTATTCTCTCCCATTAACACAGAAAGAGTTTGAGGAACTTTCAAGAGATGAAATTCTAAAAAAGAGAATTGAGTATTTGAAAGAAAATAATTTGCTATAAAAACGGAATCGTTAAAACGACAAAATTTTATAAGTAATGCAGGAGGTATTAAGTTTGAAAAGAGATATGGACTTATGCAGAAAAATTTTATTTAAAATCGAATAACAATATATTGATACGGCATTGTCAAATCTTGAACTAGAAAATTATGATAATTTACAAATTGATTATCATTGTAAAATTTTAAATGAAGCTGGATTGATTGATTACTATAATGCTCAGTATGCTGATAACTCATTATACTTTTTTCAGTTGGTTCATTAACTTGGGAAGGACATGATTTTTAGATAAAATTAGAGAAGATACTACATGGAATAATGTCAAGAAGATAATTAAAGATAAAGCTCTGCCGTTTACATTAGAAGTTGCTAAAACAATCGCCACAGATTTGTTGGCAGTTTCTATGAAAGCAGTATTAAACTTATAAATGATAAAAAACAAAAAAGCAACTAGGATTTTTCTCTTAGTTGCTTTTTGTATTCCTTGAAAATTATTCTTCAGGTGACCAATTTCTAAAATTTGCAAGCATTTCGCAAGCACACCAATCACAAAATGGCTAGTTATAAGGCTTTAGAGCCTGTTTTTAACTACTCCCACTCAATCGTTGCAGGTGGTTTGCTTGAAATGTCATACACTACGCGGTTAATTCCATCAACTTCGTTTATAATTCTACGACTTATATTTTCTAACAAATCATAAGGAAGTCTTGAAAAACTTGCAGTCATTCCATCACTTGCATCAACCACGCGAATGCAAACTGCATTTTCATAAGTTCTATTATCGCCCATAACTCCAACCGAATTTACATTTAAAAGCACACAAAATGCCTGCCAAGTTTTATTATACCAACCACTTGATTTAAGTTCATCTCGCAAGATTACATCTGCTTTTCTAAGAAGTTCTAGCCTATCTTTTGTAACATCGCCCATTATGCGTATAGCTAGTCCTGGTCCTGGGAAAGGATGGCGATAAACTAAATCTGGGCTTAAACCAAGCTCTATCCCAAGTTTTCTAACTTCATCTTTAAAAATCTCTCTTAATGGCTCAATTAACTCAAATTTCATATCCTTTGGAAGACCGCCAACATTATGATGAGATTTTATGGTCTTACTAGATCCAACTACGCTACTTTCAATGATATCAGTATAAAGTGTGCCTTGAGCGAGATATTTTACATTTTCATGTTTTTTTGCTTCTTTATCAAAAACTTCTATGAAAGTATTGCCTATTATCTTTCTTTTTTGCTCTGGATCACTCACACCTTCTAATCTTTCTAAAAACAACTTACTCGCGTCTATACTTATAAGATCAACGCCTAATTTTAGTTTAAATGTAGCCTCTACTTGCTTTGCCTCATCTGTTCTTAAAAGTCCATTATCAACAAAAACAACAATCAAATTTTGCGGCACAGCGTGAGCAAGAAGTGCAGCAACCACAGAACTATCAACTCCGCCACTAACAGCACACAAAACTTTATCATTTCCAACTTTTGCTTTTATTGTTTCACACTGAGTTTTAGCAAAACTTCCCATATTCCAAGTGCTTTCGCATCCACAAATGTATTTTGCAAAATTCTTTAAAATTTTATCGCCAAAGTGCGAATGTGCTACTTCTGGATGAAATTGCAAAGCATAAATTCTCTCTTTTTCATTTCCAAACGCACAAAACGGAGAATTATCGCTAGTTGCTATCGTTTCAAAGCCATCTGGCAAATTTTCAACCTTATCAGAATGACTCATCCATACTATTTGCTCATCATCTGTTTGCTTAAATAAATCATGATCTTTTTTAAATTTTAAATTTGCCTTACCATACTCCTTATGCGACGCAGCAACCACACTTGCGCCAAATTTATGAGCAATAAGCTGCATTCCATAACAAATTCCTAAAATTGGCAAACCTAAAGAAAATAACTCATCATCGCAAAAATAAGCATCGCTAGCATAAACACTAGCTGGTCCACCACTTAAAATAATACCTTTTGGCGACTTTGCTTTTATATCACTAATACTTGCATTAAATGGCAAAAGTTCTGCATATACACCATTTTCACGCAATCTTCTAGCAATGAGTTGAGTATATTGCGAACCAAAGTCTAAAACTATAATATCTGCTGTTTTCATAAAAATTCCTATTTGTTTAATCTAAATTTAACCAAGCACAATTGTATCAAATTTAAACTTATTTATTTTTATATTAAATTTTATTTTGTTATCGTATCGTGATTTGATATAAAATTTTCATTCGTTTTATTTACATCATTAGAAGAATCTGTGGAATAAAAAGGCGGTGCT is a window encoding:
- the guaA gene encoding glutamine-hydrolyzing GMP synthase, with amino-acid sequence MKTADIIVLDFGSQYTQLIARRLRENGVYAELLPFNASISDIKAKSPKGIILSGGPASVYASDAYFCDDELFSLGLPILGICYGMQLIAHKFGASVVAASHKEYGKANLKFKKDHDLFKQTDDEQIVWMSHSDKVENLPDGFETIATSDNSPFCAFGNEKERIYALQFHPEVAHSHFGDKILKNFAKYICGCESTWNMGSFAKTQCETIKAKVGNDKVLCAVSGGVDSSVVAALLAHAVPQNLIVVFVDNGLLRTDEAKQVEATFKLKLGVDLISIDASKLFLERLEGVSDPEQKRKIIGNTFIEVFDKEAKKHENVKYLAQGTLYTDIIESSVVGSSKTIKSHHNVGGLPKDMKFELIEPLREIFKDEVRKLGIELGLSPDLVYRHPFPGPGLAIRIMGDVTKDRLELLRKADVILRDELKSSGWYNKTWQAFCVLLNVNSVGVMGDNRTYENAVCIRVVDASDGMTASFSRLPYDLLENISRRIINEVDGINRVVYDISSKPPATIEWE